The following coding sequences are from one Lepisosteus oculatus isolate fLepOcu1 chromosome 19, fLepOcu1.hap2, whole genome shotgun sequence window:
- the tbc1d24 gene encoding TBC1 domain family member 24, translated as MADVEYEHFVDWDKMGELAQSGGPSKLDCKDLGDLKQAARQGLWSKSHRLRAQVYQQLIKAIPCRTVTPDAEVYRDIVGKVVGKRAPATLPLPEFVDGSPVPKLCLNAEGVAAAHKIIACVASQFPDISYCPALPAAVALLLHFSRDEADCFEKICRILACNEPGRRLLDQTFLAYESSCMTFGDLANKYCPSAHRLIVSAAAQDVMEVYSDWLRWVFGDLPLAHAARVLDVFLVEGYKVLFRVALALLKFFRRMRSGPPQEVADLRGEIRAFARGIGSCVSPDKLLEKAFAIRLFSRKEIRLLQLANEKSLQQKGITVKQKRQNVHLAVNPETFSSEVVSAKEMRDIWAWVPERFALCQPHLLFTTAEHGCSLNRFYSHCEGHEPTLLLIRTTDREVCGAYLSTDWEERRRGGGKLSFFGTGECFVFRLKPEMERYEWVVIRHPELAAAAPPQNPETPEDPNTLPAKEGNSDPTDRLSPFLSARHFNLNTRNTSMFMAGSQESIIIGGGDGNALYIDADLNHGRTARCHTFDNQPLCAEAFQIALLEVWGFQDAMAS; from the exons ATGGCTGACGTGGAATATGAGCACTTTGTGGACTGGGACAAGATGGGAGAGCTGGCACAGAGCGGCGGCCCCAGCAAACTGGACTGCAAGGACCTCGGGGATCTGAAGCAGGCGGCCAGGCAGGGCCTCTGGTCCAAGAGCCACAGGCTGCGGGCGCAGGTCTACCAGCAGCTGATCAAGGCCATCCCCTGCCGCACCGTCACCCCCGACGCCGAAGTGTACCGCGACATCGTCGGAAAGGTGGTGGGCAAGAGGGCCCCCGCCACCCTGCCTCTGCCCGAGTTTGTGGACGGCAGCCCAGTGCCCAAGCTCTGCCTGAACGCCGAGGGCGTGGCGGCCGCCCACAAGATCATCGCCTGTGTCGCGAGCCAGTTCCCGGATATCTCCTACTGCCCCGCGCTGCCCGCCGCGGTGGCCCTCCTGCTCCACTTCAGCCGGGACGAGGCCGACTGCTTCGAGAAGATCTGCCGGATCCTGGCCTGCAACGAGCCGGGCCGGCGCCTGCTGGACCAGACCTTCCTGGCCTACGAGTCGTCCTGCATGACCTTCGGCGACCTGGCCAACAAGTACTGCCCCAGCGCCCACAGGCTGATCGTGTCGGCCGCCGCCCAGGACGTGATGGAGGTCTACTCGGACTGGCTGCGCTGGGTGTTCGGGGATCTTCCCCTGGCGCACGCCGCCAGGGTCCTGGACGTCTTCCTGGTGGAGGGCTACAAGGTCCTGTTCCGCGTGGCGCTGGCCCTGCTCAAGTTCTTCCGCAGGATGAGGTCGGGCCCGCCACAGGAAGTGGCCGACTTGCGGGGTGAGATCCGGGCCTTCGCCCGGGGCATCGGCTCCTGCGTCTCCCCAGACAAGCTCCTGGAGAAGGCCTTCGCCATCCGCCTCTTCAGCCGCAAGGAGATCCGGCTGCTGCAGCTGGCCAACGAGAAGTCTCTGCAGCAGAAGGGCATCACCGTCAAGCAGAAAAG GCAGAATGTCCACCTGGCGGTGAACCCAGAGACCTTCAGCTCGGAGGTCGTGAGCGCCAAGGAGATGCGAGACATCTGGGCCTGGGTCCCCGAGCGCTTCGCCCTCTGCCAGCCCCACCTGCTGTTCACCACCGCGGAGCACGGCTGCAGCCTCAACAG GTTCTACTCTCACTGCGAGGGCCACGAGCCGACTCTCCTGCTCATCCGAACCACCGACAGAGAG GTGTGTGGCGCCTACCTGTCCACCGACTGGGAGGAGCGCAGGCGCGGAGGGGGCAAGCTGAGCTTCTTCGGCACCGGGGAGTGCTTCGTCTTCAGG CTGAAGCCAGAGATGGAGAGGTACGAGTGGGTCGTGATCCGTCACCCCGAGCTTGCAGCTGCCGCCCCACCCCAAAATCCGGAGACCCCAGAGGACCCCAACACCCTCCCCGCCAAAGAAGGGAACTCTGATCCCACCGACCGCCTCTCCCCCTTCCTCTCTGCACGCCACTTCAACCTCAACACCAGAAACACCTCCATGTTCATGGCTGGCAGTCAGGAGTCGATAATCATTG GGGGGGGCGACGGCAACGCTCTCTACATCGACGCCGACCTGAACCACGGGCGCACGGCCCGGTGCCACACCTTCGACAACCAGCCCCTGTGCGCGGAGGCCTTCCAGATCGCCCTGTTGGAGGTCTGGGGCTTCCAGGACGCCATGGCCTCCTAG